A genomic window from Cydia strobilella chromosome 26, ilCydStro3.1, whole genome shotgun sequence includes:
- the LOC134753214 gene encoding sorting nexin-16 has product METLHKTDIVNETRHKNMNNEVSSTSSDDCSAVATVKLTKYYKNNYESAMSDNETGHRPRIQTRSHHKSMGNIHDIRDNVAMVQNSLSNIDLSLHREEIKKFDSLQIPIVGYEVMEERARFTIYKLKVEDDKRDQSWLVFRRYTDFVRLYSRIKAEQPNIMLPLPGKRWFRDNFDSAFLEERVRGLQVFVNAILRKLPNHPIVREFFCLDEPPQVFSYQPEVQAVYGALEDSIMMLKMQLKQKDATIMHLQKRAAQLEAQVKNCVSCSTNVNNNSM; this is encoded by the coding sequence ATGGAAACACTGCACAAAACAGACATAGTCAATGAGACCCGACACAAGAATATGAACAACGAAGTGTCCTCAACGTCCAGCGACGATTGCAGCGCCGTCGCCACCGTCAAGCTCACCAAATACTACAAAAACAACTACGAGTCTGCCATGTCTGACAACGAGACCGGACACAGGCCCCGCATCCAAACCCGAAGTCACCACAAGAGCATGGGCAACATACACGATATCAGAGACAACGTCGCCATGGTACAAAATAGCTTAAGCAACATAGACCTAAGTCTACACCGagaagaaataaagaaatttgattCGCTACAAATACCCATAGTCGGTTACGAAGTCATGGAGGAACGAGCTAGATTCACAATCTACAAGTTGAAGGTAGAAGATGATAAGCGGGACCAGTCTTGGCTAGTATTTAGAAGATACACGGACTTTGTCAGGTTATATTCTAGAATAAAAGCGGAGCAGCCTAATATAATGCTTCCATTGCCCGGCAAGCGATGGTTTAGAGACAACTTTGATTCTGCATTTCTGGAAGAGAGGGTGAGAGGGTTACAAGTATTTGTGAATGCTATATTAAGGAAGCTGCCGAATCATCCGATTGTTAGGGAGTTTTTCTGTCTGGATGAGCCTCCGCAGGTCTTCAGTTACCAGCCGGAGGTCCAAGCCGTGTACGGAGCCCTAGAGGACTCCATAATGATGCTGAAAATGCAGCTAAAGCAGAAGGATGCTACTATAATGCATTTACAGAAGCGCGCGGCGCAGTTAGAGGCGCAAGTTAAGAATTGTGTCAGTTGTAGTAcaaatgttaataataatagtatgtAA